The Diprion similis isolate iyDipSimi1 chromosome 11, iyDipSimi1.1, whole genome shotgun sequence genome includes a region encoding these proteins:
- the LOC124412742 gene encoding uncharacterized protein LOC124412742, with protein MMDDEIAKLSQGRIDVVLRDLDVLLRKKFGGNLIVDDFTTSSLIPPGENYGSSMLKVEVIVRRDGPSSEQEELSLVAKMVPPTELQKKMFDSPFTFRKEMNMFKVIGPAYKALERECGIPESEVFDILPNFYGARLSLNEAEDTFDHDAVILMENLKVKNYACLDRMVGVDLAHAKFAVEELARFHVLSVAMKLKKPEVFDEIKKNVKSQDTSPERLTECVMYLINTLKDIPVLLPHLPRIEKVLLRPVLDAWKQEPEEPWGAIVHTDLWTNNLMFRDDANGEPESLKFIDFQTYMYVNPMRDLVFFIVSSCEPEVVSQHMEELVDLYYEKFLSYLARLGCDVNLFTRHSFNGQLAAAADAEYFHCMLMARFISADAKNDPSINNFATLSQIEPTDEFRKRLVDISLIYVKENWICTRSRCSAALISLQLLKSYLHLGDGITWENKVKDTKQIISADSIVRKNSGSSVEILNHFNIGNVIAVIYIYVPRLEFAAIIARLHVRKTCIIVMRMAISADKMQTVIKCSILAYPTSIYDNLHISVLYQKFFHLFLSRFSDSCTYEYGTVRATPLRTVQKLSSPRPQFIGVVYLLIFTLYRQDNEEWIAAKKIARNSAERLRKFIKGLFERDYGENVMVDDFEAKMLTPPGSNYGSVLLAVKVTVRRNKFATPKVVNVVAKMLPSEFFQDVFNSAVTFPKEVAAYEEILPAYQMLQLENGIPKPKVFNHFPRFFGARIPDDLKTKSDDDDAVILLENLVAAGYKCGNRWKGLDRAESEMTVRTLATFHGLGIALRKKKPELFAKLVKKAITFSHPWTSIVRAAKNCKKMVMENEWLNPYYARIANALDTGVDTINTPPTNQFGTICHADFSINNMMFRNDNEGNVEAIKFIDFQTYSHLSPVRDLLYFLIASTAENVLICHFDHLLNMYHDRLVKTLEELNCDIGNFGRSHFLAECKEWVGAEALHCCLMVKVILLPEAEAEIEGNGPEIRSVDYFDNLDFEAYRQRLTIMFQIFLERDWI; from the exons atgATGGATGATGAAATAGCGAAGCTTTCGCAGGGGAGAATCGATGTCGTTTTACGCGACCTCGATGTTCTTCTAcggaaaaaatttgggggcaactTGATTGTCGACGATTTTACAACGAGCAGCCTGATTCCACCGGGAGAAAACTACGGAAGCTCGATGCTTAAGGTGGAGGTGATCGTCAGACGCGACGGGCCGAGCTCGGAGCAAGAGGAATTGTCCCTTGTCGCTAAAATGGTACCGCCGACCGAACTCCAGAAGAAGATGTTCGACAGTCCGTTCACTTTCCGGAAGGAGATGAACATGTTCAAGGTCATCGGACCGGCCTACAAAGCCTTGGAACGCGAATGCGGCATCCCGGAATCCGAAGTCTTCGACATACTTCCGAATTTCTACGGCGCAAGACTCTCGCTGAACGAGGCGGAGGACACTTTCGATCACGATGCTGTGATCCTGATGGAGAACCTCAAGGTGAAGAACTACGCCTGCCTGGACAGGATGGTCGGCGTTGACTTGGCTCAT GCGAAATTCGCAGTCGAAGAGCTGGCTCGGTTCCACGTCCTGAGTGTTGCGATGAAGTTGAAAAAGCCGGAAGTCTTTGATGAGATTAAGAAAAACGTTAAATCTCAAGACACGAGCCCAGAGAGACTTACGGAGTGTGTTATGTACCTAATTAATACCCTCAAGGATATTCCAGTTCTGCTCCCACACTTGCCCAGGATCGAGAAAGTCCTTCTACGCCCCGTTCTCGATGCCTGGAAACAGGAACCGGAGGAACCCTGGGGTGCGATAGTTCACACCGACCTCTGGACGAACAACTTGATGTTCCGCGATGACGCTAACGGCGAACCGGAGAGCCTCAAGTTCATCGACTTTCAGACGTACATGTACGTCAACCCCATGCGGGATCTTGTGTTCTTCATCGTCTCGAGCTGCGAGCCGGAAGTTGTCTCTCAGCATATGGAGGAACTCGTCGATTTATACTATGAGAAGTTCTTATCTTATCTGGCGAGGCTCGGTTGTGACGTCAATTTGTTTACCAGGCATTCTTTCAACGGTCAATTAGCCGCTGCTGCCGATGCAGAGTACTTTCACTGCATGCTGATGGCCAGATTTATCTCAGCAGATGCTAAGAATGACCCCAGCATCAATAATTTCGCAACACTGTCCCAAATTGAGCCTACCGATGAGTTTCGCAAACGATTGGTCGACATCAGTTTAATATACGTAAAGGAGAATTGGATA TGTACGCGTAGTAGATGCTCTGCAGCGTTGATTTCACTGCAGTTATTAAAGTCATACTTACATCTAG GTGACGGGATCACTTGGGAAAACAAAGTTAAGGATACgaaacaaattatttcagCTGACTCAATCGTCCGGAAAAATTCCGGCAGCTCAGTTGAGATCTTGAATCATTTCAATATCGGTAATGTTATAgctgttatatacatatacgtccCGAGATTGGAGTTTG CTGCTATAATCGCTCGCCTGCACGTACGTAAAACGTGTATTATCGTTATGCGGATGGCGATAAGTGCAGATAAAATGCAAACAGTGATAAAATGCAGTATCCTGGCTTACCCAACATCTATTTATGATAATCTTCATATCTCAGTGttgtaccaaaaatttttccatctttttctctccagaTTTAGCGATTCTTGTACATATG AGTACGGCACTGTCCG TGCAACGCCACTTCGAACTGTCCAAAAACTCTCATCACCTCGTCCACAATTTATTggagt AGTTTACTTACTAATCTTCACTCTATACAGACAAGACAATGAAGAGTGGATCGCGGCGAAGAAAATCGCGAGAAACTCCGCCGAGCGATTGAGGAAATTTATAAAAGGCCTGTTCGAACGAGACTACGGTGAAAATGTAATGGTGGACGACTTTGAGGCAAAGATGTTGACACCCCCGGGTTCGAACTACGGCAGTGTGCTGCTCGCTGTGAAGGTGACGGTACGGAGGAACAAGTTCGCCACGCCGAAGGTGGTGAACGTCGTCGCGAAGATGCTACCCAGCGAATTCTTCCAGGATGTTTTCAACAGCGCCGTAACATTTCCGAAAGAAGTAGCCGCCTACGAAGAGATCCTGCCAGCGTATCAGATGCTTCAGTTGGAAAACGGAATCCCGAAACCCAAGGTCTTCAACCACTTTCCCAGGTTCTTCGGCGCCAGGATACCCGATGATCTGAAGACCAAGtctgacgacgacgacgccgtTATACTGTTGGAAAACCTCGTCGCAGCTGGTTACAAATGTGGAAACAGGTGGAAAGGCTTGGATCGTGCTGAATCGGAGATGACGGTCCGCACTTTGGCGACATTTCACGGCCTCGGGATTgcattgagaaaaaagaagcctGAATTATTTGCCAAGCTCGTGAAGAAGGCGATTACCTTCAGCCACCCGTGGACCTCCATAGTTCGTGCGGctaaaaattgcaagaaaatgGTCATGGAAAACGAGTGGCTGAATCCGTATTACGCTCGGATAGCCAATGCTCTGGACACCGGCGTTGATACTATCAACACCCCACCGACAAATCAGTTTGGGACCATATGCCACGCTGACTTCTCCATTAACAATATGATGTTTCGTAATGACAACGAAGGTAACGTCGAGGCCATAAAGTTCATCGATTTTCAGACTTACAGCCATCTCAGTCCAGTGAGAGATCTTCTCTATTTCCTGATCGCCAGCACCGCGGAAAACGTTTTGATATGCCACTTTGATCACCTGCTAAACATGTACCATGATCGGCTTGTCAAAACCCTGGAGGAGCTGAATTGTGATATTGGCAACTTTGGGAGAAGCCACTTCTTGGCCGAATGCAAGGAATGGGTTGGCGCCGAGGCCCTTCACTGTTGCTTGATGGTTAAAGTTATTCTGTTGCCCGAGGCTGAGGCCGAAATCGAGGGAAACGGTCCTGAAATAAGATCTGTCGACTATTTTGACAACCTTGATTTCGAGGCGTACAGGCAAAGACTGACGatcatgtttcaaattttcttggaAAGAGACTGGATATGA